The following are encoded in a window of Pseudomonas sp. JQ170C genomic DNA:
- a CDS encoding EAL domain-containing response regulator yields the protein MRSLKVLILEDHPFQMMALHQMLNAIGVFDVLTAESVEDAARALERRGPVDIAICDLQLEGADGLAMIRHLADNKLACAVIIHSSAEQCVIDGVGDVARQLGLEVLGCFQKMASNVVLHQVLTRYVEHGSASPKVPPVPQYSELQALSATELARSQNQWIAHFQPKVSFDGQLVGVEALARWHHPTLGVLSPAQFFPAIERADLLDTLSLHVLEQALALSARHRARTGQAMPVAVNIAPQLLAREDFGVLVTVALEHHGVPASALTLEIVETHGCALDCQQLEELLHLRILGCHLSIDDFGTGVSNLQRLLELPFSELKLPSEFVRGMAQDGKKAAVVAGALMMARRMELSVVVEGVETVDDLLAIKALGRPVMQGYFFARPMPEAELEQWINDRNRAGTPLSAPAQPAGQLKPCA from the coding sequence ATGCGATCTTTGAAAGTCTTGATTCTGGAGGACCATCCATTCCAAATGATGGCCCTGCACCAGATGCTCAATGCCATTGGTGTATTCGATGTGCTGACGGCCGAGTCGGTGGAAGATGCCGCCCGGGCACTGGAACGTCGTGGTCCGGTCGACATCGCCATCTGTGACTTGCAACTCGAGGGCGCCGATGGCTTGGCGATGATCCGGCACCTGGCGGACAACAAGCTGGCCTGCGCAGTGATCATTCACAGCAGCGCCGAACAATGCGTGATTGATGGCGTCGGTGACGTGGCTCGGCAATTGGGTCTGGAGGTACTGGGATGCTTCCAGAAAATGGCCAGCAATGTGGTGCTGCATCAGGTGCTAACGCGCTATGTGGAACATGGCAGCGCTTCCCCCAAGGTGCCCCCGGTGCCGCAGTATTCCGAGTTGCAGGCGTTGTCGGCGACTGAACTGGCCCGCAGCCAGAATCAATGGATCGCGCATTTTCAACCCAAGGTCAGTTTCGACGGCCAGTTGGTCGGCGTCGAAGCCTTGGCCCGCTGGCATCACCCCACCCTGGGGGTACTTTCACCGGCCCAGTTCTTTCCAGCCATCGAGCGGGCCGATCTGCTCGACACCTTGAGCCTGCATGTGCTGGAGCAGGCCCTGGCGCTCAGCGCCCGACACCGTGCACGCACTGGCCAGGCAATGCCGGTGGCGGTAAACATCGCCCCGCAGCTGCTGGCACGGGAAGACTTCGGTGTCTTGGTAACCGTCGCGCTGGAACACCATGGCGTGCCGGCCAGCGCATTGACCCTGGAAATTGTCGAGACCCACGGCTGTGCGCTGGATTGCCAGCAGCTCGAAGAGCTGCTGCACCTGCGCATTCTCGGTTGCCACCTGTCCATTGATGATTTTGGTACCGGCGTTTCCAACCTTCAGCGCTTGCTGGAGCTACCGTTCAGCGAGTTGAAACTCCCCAGCGAATTTGTCCGCGGCATGGCCCAGGACGGCAAGAAGGCCGCCGTGGTGGCCGGTGCACTGATGATGGCCCGGCGCATGGAACTGAGTGTGGTGGTCGAAGGGGTGGAGACGGTCGATGACCTACTGGCGATCAAGGCGCTGGGGCGTCCGGTCATGCAAGGCTACTTCTTTGCCCGACCGATGCCGGAGGCCGAGCTTGAGCAATGGATCAATGATCGCAACCGTGCCGGCACGCCCCTGAGCGCCCCGGCCCAGCCAGCAGGTCAGCTCAAGCCCTGTGCCTGA
- a CDS encoding response regulator transcription factor, giving the protein MSTSPTRELRIILADDHPIFRIGLRAVLEQIPGVHVVAEAGSPQQLIEHLQRRECDLLVTDFMMPVDQQNDGLKLLEQIRRHFPQLPILVVTMLNNAGLFRAMLDLGVKGLLSKASLAQELPQAIRGIPRGRTYLATSVEQLLLQEGVWRGDRLGASLALSPKELEVSRLLAAGHTVNEIAALLNRSKKTVSTQKVNAMRKLGVANDAALFLYLQAQGLS; this is encoded by the coding sequence TTGAGTACATCCCCCACCCGTGAACTACGCATCATCCTTGCGGACGATCATCCGATCTTTCGCATTGGCTTGCGGGCTGTTCTGGAGCAGATACCTGGCGTGCACGTGGTTGCCGAAGCCGGCAGCCCCCAGCAACTGATTGAGCACCTGCAGCGTAGGGAGTGCGATTTGTTGGTGACTGACTTCATGATGCCGGTCGATCAGCAGAACGATGGCTTGAAGCTGTTGGAGCAGATTCGCCGGCATTTTCCACAGCTGCCGATCCTGGTGGTGACCATGCTCAACAATGCCGGACTGTTTCGCGCCATGCTCGACCTCGGGGTCAAGGGCCTGCTGAGCAAGGCAAGCCTCGCCCAGGAACTGCCTCAGGCCATTCGAGGCATACCGCGCGGCAGGACCTACCTGGCAACGTCGGTCGAGCAGTTGCTGTTGCAGGAAGGCGTCTGGCGCGGCGACCGCCTCGGCGCCTCGCTGGCCCTGTCACCCAAGGAGCTGGAAGTCTCCCGCCTGCTCGCCGCCGGCCACACCGTGAACGAGATTGCCGCCCTGCTCAATCGCAGTAAAAAAACCGTCAGCACGCAGAAGGTCAATGCCATGCGCAAGCTGGGCGTGGCCAACGACGCGGCGTTGTTTCTCTACCTTCAGGCACAGGGCTTGAGCTGA
- a CDS encoding CaiB/BaiF CoA transferase family protein codes for MSTPSKPLAGLKVIELGTLIAGPFASRICAEFGAQVIKIESPDGGDPLRKWRKLYEGTSLWWFVQARNKQSLTLNLKHPEGIEILKKLLADADILIENFRPGVLEKLGLGWETLHALNPKLVMVRLSGFGQTGPMKDQPGFGAVGESMGGLRYITGFEDRPPVRTGISIGDSIAALWGVIGALMALRHREVNGGEGQVVDVALYEAIFAMMESMVPEFDVFGFIRERTGNIMPGITPSSIHTSADGKHVQIGANGDAIFKRFMQAIGRQDLADDPQLASNDGRDGRRDELYGVIDRWARTLPLDDVMQVLNDAQVPVSRIFSAEDMFSDPQFLAREMFLQAKLPDGKPFKMPGIVPKLSQTPGSSEWVGPELGAHTEQLLGELGYDAPDIARLREQGAV; via the coding sequence ATGTCTACGCCCAGCAAACCTCTCGCCGGCCTCAAAGTCATCGAACTCGGCACCCTGATCGCCGGCCCGTTCGCCTCGCGAATCTGTGCCGAATTCGGTGCCCAAGTGATCAAGATCGAGTCCCCCGACGGCGGCGATCCGTTGCGAAAATGGCGCAAGCTCTATGAGGGCACGTCGCTGTGGTGGTTTGTCCAGGCCCGTAACAAGCAATCGTTGACGCTCAACCTCAAGCACCCCGAAGGGATCGAGATCCTCAAGAAGCTGTTGGCCGACGCCGACATCCTGATCGAGAACTTTCGCCCCGGCGTGCTGGAAAAGCTCGGCCTGGGTTGGGAGACCCTGCACGCGCTGAACCCGAAGCTGGTGATGGTACGCCTGTCCGGTTTCGGCCAGACCGGGCCGATGAAGGATCAGCCAGGTTTTGGTGCCGTCGGCGAGTCCATGGGCGGGCTGCGCTACATCACCGGTTTCGAGGATCGGCCGCCGGTACGCACGGGCATTTCCATCGGTGATTCAATTGCAGCGCTCTGGGGCGTGATCGGTGCGTTGATGGCCTTGCGTCATCGCGAGGTCAACGGTGGTGAAGGCCAGGTGGTGGATGTGGCCCTGTACGAGGCGATCTTCGCCATGATGGAAAGCATGGTGCCGGAGTTCGATGTGTTCGGGTTCATCCGCGAGCGCACCGGCAACATCATGCCCGGGATCACGCCCTCTTCGATCCATACCAGTGCCGATGGCAAGCACGTGCAGATCGGCGCCAACGGCGATGCAATCTTCAAGCGTTTCATGCAGGCCATTGGCCGCCAGGACTTGGCGGACGATCCGCAGTTGGCCAGCAACGACGGCCGCGACGGGCGCCGCGACGAGTTGTACGGGGTGATCGACCGCTGGGCCCGCACCCTGCCGCTGGATGACGTGATGCAAGTGCTCAATGACGCCCAGGTGCCGGTCAGCCGTATCTTCAGCGCCGAAGACATGTTCAGCGACCCGCAGTTTCTTGCCCGCGAAATGTTCCTGCAGGCCAAGCTGCCGGACGGCAAGCCATTCAAGATGCCGGGCATCGTGCCCAAGCTGTCGCAGACGCCAGGCTCCAGCGAGTGGGTGGGTCCGGAGCTTGGCGCCCACACCGAGCAACTGCTTGGCGAGCTGGGCTACGACGCCCCGGATATCGCGCGTTTGCGTGAGCAAGGGGCTGTTTAG
- a CDS encoding YaeQ family protein, whose amino-acid sequence MAQPSTTYKFELNLTDLDRGVYESVKQTIARHPSETEERMAVRLLAYALWYNEQLTFGRGLSDVDEAALWEKSLDDRILHWIEVGQPDAERLTWCSRRTERTSLLAYGSLRVWETKVVGAVKGLKNLNIAAVPQDVLETLATDMPRSIKWDVMISEGTIFVTDDRGQHEVQLQWLLGDRG is encoded by the coding sequence ATGGCCCAGCCGTCCACGACCTACAAATTTGAACTGAACCTCACCGATCTCGATCGCGGTGTGTACGAAAGCGTCAAGCAGACCATTGCCCGCCATCCTTCGGAAACCGAAGAGCGCATGGCCGTGCGCTTGCTGGCTTACGCCCTGTGGTACAACGAGCAGTTGACGTTCGGGCGTGGTCTGTCGGATGTGGACGAGGCTGCACTGTGGGAAAAGAGCCTGGACGACCGCATCCTGCACTGGATCGAGGTCGGTCAGCCCGATGCCGAGCGTCTGACCTGGTGCTCGCGCCGTACCGAACGTACCAGCCTGCTGGCCTACGGCAGCCTGCGTGTGTGGGAGACCAAGGTGGTCGGTGCGGTCAAGGGCCTGAAGAACCTCAACATCGCCGCCGTGCCCCAGGACGTCCTCGAGACCCTCGCCACCGACATGCCACGTTCGATCAAGTGGGATGTGATGATCAGCGAAGGCACGATCTTCGTCACCGATGATCGCGGCCAGCACGAAGTGCAGCTCCAATGGCTGCTGGGTGATCGCGGCTAA
- a CDS encoding TIGR02285 family protein, which produces MIKCRHRTLLATLLCILLGSGLPGAAWAKERLIWLLRDLPPLTIYEGERKGQGVIDLLLPMLIENMPEYDHSIVRVNRARGIQMLQEPSFTCDPTLLWTADRARFVHYSLPSLGMLSSGLVVRRQDQALLAPFIKDQRVDLQAVLTSTSLKLGVVAERSYSPPVDALLKTLPSNTVSRHYGNDAATNLLQMQQRGRLQLLLGYWPEVRYMLAQQGWPTDDYRFYPLKGAAPYQFIHVGCSDTPLGREAITHIDQLLQPIRRTVLPKLYAQWLDPDLREHYLQDSQQFFNEQP; this is translated from the coding sequence ATGATCAAGTGCAGGCACCGCACCTTGCTGGCGACGCTGCTGTGCATCCTGCTGGGCAGTGGCCTTCCGGGTGCTGCCTGGGCCAAGGAACGGCTGATATGGCTACTGCGCGACCTGCCCCCGCTGACGATTTATGAAGGCGAGCGCAAAGGCCAGGGCGTCATCGACCTCCTGCTGCCCATGCTGATCGAGAACATGCCCGAATATGATCACAGCATCGTTCGGGTCAATCGTGCACGCGGTATACAGATGCTCCAGGAGCCTAGCTTCACCTGCGACCCAACCCTGCTCTGGACGGCCGACCGTGCACGCTTTGTTCACTACTCCCTGCCTAGCCTGGGCATGCTCAGCAGCGGCCTGGTGGTTCGCCGGCAAGACCAGGCGCTATTGGCGCCCTTCATCAAGGATCAGCGCGTAGACCTGCAAGCAGTGCTCACCAGCACCTCACTCAAGCTGGGTGTCGTCGCCGAGCGCAGCTACAGCCCCCCGGTCGATGCCCTGCTCAAGACGTTGCCAAGCAACACCGTCAGTCGCCATTACGGCAATGATGCGGCCACCAACCTGCTGCAAATGCAACAGCGCGGACGCCTGCAGCTATTGCTCGGCTATTGGCCCGAGGTGCGCTACATGCTTGCGCAACAAGGCTGGCCGACAGATGACTACCGGTTCTATCCGCTCAAGGGCGCGGCGCCCTACCAGTTCATCCATGTGGGATGCTCCGATACGCCGCTGGGGCGAGAAGCCATCACCCATATCGATCAACTCCTGCAGCCTATTCGCCGTACCGTCCTGCCCAAGCTCTATGCCCAGTGGCTGGACCCTGACCTGCGCGAGCACTATCTGCAGGACAGCCAGCAGTTTTTCAACGAACAGCCTTGA
- the recJ gene encoding single-stranded-DNA-specific exonuclease RecJ — translation MRIEPRPLPSTLPFLGDLPPLLTRLYAARGVQSADELDKSLARLLPYQQLKGIEAAVDLLVEALAQRQRILIVGDFDADGATASTVGVLGLRLLGAAHVDYLVPNRFEFGYGLTPEIVQVALERQPQLLITVDNGISSVEGVAAAKAAGLKVLVTDHHLPGNELPAADAIVNPNQPGCTFASKALAGVGVIFYVLMALRARLRSLGHYENRPQPNIGELLDLVALGSVADVVPLDANNRILVHQGLERIRAGRARPGLKAILEVARRDHARITSTDLGFILGPRLNAAGRLDDMSLGIECLLSDDPGLAREMAGQLDELNQDRKSIEQGMQREALAQLKDLPLESMPFGLCLFEPDWHQGVIGILASRLKERYHRPTIAFADAGEGMLKGSARSVPGFHIRDALDAVAARYPQLISKFGGHAMAAGLSLPADNFPAFAQAFDEEVRRQLQEDDLTGRLLSDGTLAVEEFHLELARALRHAGPWGQHFPEPLFHGVFQLVEQRVVGERHLKVVLKSECGSVRLDGIAFGVDREVWPNPTVRWVELAYKLDVNEFRGQESVQLMIAHMEPR, via the coding sequence ATGCGCATCGAACCCCGCCCGCTGCCCTCCACCTTGCCGTTTCTTGGCGATTTGCCGCCCCTGCTGACTCGCCTGTATGCCGCGCGCGGCGTGCAATCGGCCGATGAACTGGACAAGAGCCTGGCGCGCCTGCTGCCTTACCAGCAGCTCAAGGGTATCGAGGCGGCGGTCGACTTGCTGGTCGAGGCACTGGCGCAGCGCCAGCGCATCCTGATCGTCGGCGACTTCGATGCCGATGGCGCGACGGCCAGCACCGTTGGCGTACTCGGTCTGCGCCTGCTAGGTGCAGCCCATGTCGATTACCTGGTGCCTAACCGTTTCGAGTTCGGCTACGGCCTGACCCCGGAAATCGTCCAGGTGGCCCTGGAGCGCCAGCCACAGCTGCTGATTACCGTGGATAACGGTATCTCCAGCGTCGAAGGCGTGGCCGCTGCCAAGGCCGCCGGGCTCAAGGTGCTGGTGACCGATCACCACTTGCCTGGCAACGAGCTGCCTGCCGCCGATGCCATCGTCAACCCCAACCAGCCAGGTTGCACCTTTGCCAGCAAGGCCCTGGCCGGCGTCGGGGTGATTTTCTACGTGTTGATGGCGTTGCGCGCACGCTTGCGTAGCCTCGGCCACTACGAAAACCGGCCGCAACCGAACATCGGTGAACTGCTCGACCTGGTGGCCCTGGGCAGTGTGGCCGACGTGGTGCCGCTGGACGCCAACAACCGCATCCTGGTGCACCAAGGGCTGGAGCGGATCCGTGCCGGGCGTGCCCGTCCAGGGCTCAAGGCAATCCTGGAAGTGGCGCGGCGCGATCATGCCCGTATCACCTCCACAGACCTTGGCTTCATCCTCGGCCCACGCCTCAACGCCGCCGGGCGTCTGGATGACATGAGCCTGGGTATCGAGTGCCTGCTCAGCGACGACCCTGGCCTGGCCCGGGAAATGGCCGGGCAACTGGACGAACTCAACCAGGATCGCAAATCCATCGAGCAGGGCATGCAGCGCGAGGCGCTGGCCCAGCTCAAGGACCTGCCACTGGAGTCGATGCCGTTTGGCTTGTGCCTGTTCGAGCCGGACTGGCACCAGGGGGTGATCGGCATCCTGGCCTCGCGCCTCAAGGAGCGCTATCACCGGCCAACCATCGCCTTTGCCGACGCGGGTGAGGGCATGCTCAAGGGATCGGCGCGCTCGGTACCCGGTTTTCACATCCGTGACGCACTGGATGCGGTGGCTGCGCGTTATCCGCAATTGATCAGCAAGTTCGGTGGCCATGCCATGGCCGCCGGCCTGTCACTGCCTGCCGACAACTTTCCGGCGTTCGCCCAGGCGTTCGATGAAGAAGTCCGTCGCCAACTGCAAGAAGACGACCTGACCGGGCGTCTGTTGTCGGACGGCACCCTGGCCGTCGAAGAGTTTCACCTGGAGTTGGCCCGCGCCCTGCGCCATGCCGGCCCTTGGGGTCAGCACTTCCCGGAGCCGCTGTTTCATGGCGTGTTCCAGTTGGTCGAACAGCGCGTGGTCGGTGAGCGACATTTGAAGGTGGTGCTCAAGAGCGAGTGCGGCTCGGTGCGCCTGGA